In one window of Streptomyces griseus subsp. griseus DNA:
- the mltG gene encoding endolytic transglycosylase MltG, translating to MTEYGRGPGSEPWHPEDPLYGDQGWGGRQAAHGQGQYGDQQQSYPQDPYAQNHQQHQGPQQYQQHQYDQQQYPQYEQPQQHQQQYGAQHQDPYGQQSPAQPPYDGGWDSGQQAAVPYGAGPQDPYYAQQQPAGYGESHDYYGTPEAYPPPQPPGRREPEQQRKPSTDWDPDEQREETHPFFTGADEPAGREPRDDDDDPDDDASRSARRDRGDGERRGGKGKKKSRNGCACLVVSLVLVGGLGGVSYVGYTYWKKQFGAPADFAGSGSDEQVEVEIPEGALGYDIANILRKQGVIKSSDAFVAAQNSNPKGRSIQAGVYLLKKEMSGASAVELMLDPKSQNAFVIPEGTRNVTVYAKIDERLGLENGTTAKIAKTKAESLGLPDWADDNPDVKDPLEGFLYPAAYPVAKGSKPEDALKRMVTRANKEYDKLDLEAVAKKHNLDGPWQVITVASLVQVEGKTHDDFRKMAEVVYNRLKPTNTETNQLLQFDSAFNYLKKQSNIKISESEILSNKDPYNTYTQKGLTPGPISNPGADALGAALNPTTAGWLYFVATDGQHKTEFAKTYDEHLKLKEKFDAIG from the coding sequence ATGACTGAGTATGGCCGGGGCCCCGGCTCCGAACCGTGGCATCCCGAGGATCCCTTGTACGGGGACCAGGGATGGGGAGGCCGTCAGGCCGCCCACGGCCAGGGCCAGTACGGCGACCAGCAGCAGTCCTATCCGCAGGACCCGTACGCCCAGAACCACCAGCAGCATCAGGGCCCCCAGCAGTACCAGCAGCACCAGTACGACCAGCAGCAGTACCCGCAGTACGAACAGCCGCAGCAGCACCAGCAGCAGTACGGTGCGCAGCACCAGGACCCGTACGGCCAGCAGTCTCCCGCCCAGCCGCCGTACGACGGCGGCTGGGACTCCGGCCAGCAGGCCGCCGTGCCGTACGGGGCCGGGCCCCAGGACCCGTACTACGCCCAGCAGCAGCCGGCCGGCTACGGCGAATCGCACGACTACTACGGCACGCCCGAGGCCTACCCCCCGCCGCAGCCCCCGGGCCGCCGGGAGCCCGAGCAGCAGCGGAAGCCGTCGACGGACTGGGATCCGGACGAGCAGCGGGAAGAGACGCATCCTTTCTTCACCGGCGCCGACGAGCCCGCCGGCCGTGAGCCCCGCGACGACGACGATGACCCGGACGACGACGCCTCGCGCTCCGCACGCCGGGACCGCGGCGACGGCGAGCGACGGGGCGGCAAGGGCAAGAAGAAGAGCCGCAACGGCTGCGCCTGCCTGGTCGTCTCCCTGGTCCTGGTCGGCGGCCTCGGGGGAGTGTCGTACGTCGGCTACACCTACTGGAAGAAGCAGTTCGGCGCCCCGGCCGACTTCGCCGGATCGGGCAGCGACGAGCAGGTCGAGGTCGAGATCCCCGAGGGGGCGCTCGGCTACGACATCGCGAACATCCTGCGCAAGCAGGGCGTCATCAAGTCCTCCGACGCCTTCGTCGCCGCGCAGAACAGCAACCCCAAGGGCCGGTCGATCCAGGCCGGCGTCTACCTCCTGAAGAAGGAGATGTCGGGGGCCAGCGCGGTGGAGCTGATGCTCGACCCCAAGAGCCAGAACGCCTTCGTGATCCCCGAGGGCACCCGTAACGTCACGGTCTACGCCAAGATCGACGAGCGGCTGGGGCTGGAGAATGGCACCACGGCGAAGATCGCCAAGACCAAGGCGGAGTCGCTGGGCCTGCCCGACTGGGCCGACGACAACCCGGATGTGAAGGACCCGCTGGAGGGCTTCCTGTACCCGGCGGCCTATCCGGTCGCCAAGGGGTCGAAGCCCGAGGACGCGCTGAAGCGCATGGTCACGCGGGCGAACAAGGAGTACGACAAACTCGACCTGGAAGCCGTCGCCAAGAAGCACAATCTGGACGGGCCGTGGCAGGTCATCACGGTCGCGAGCCTGGTGCAGGTGGAGGGCAAGACCCACGACGACTTCCGGAAGATGGCCGAAGTCGTCTACAACCGCCTCAAGCCCACCAATACCGAGACGAACCAGCTGCTTCAGTTCGACTCGGCGTTCAACTACCTCAAGAAGCAGAGCAACATCAAGATCAGCGAGTCCGAGATCCTCAGCAACAAGGACCCGTACAACACCTATACGCAGAAGGGCCTCACCCCGGGCCCCATCAGCAACCCCGGTGCCGATGCGCTCGGCGCGGCGCTCAACCCCACGACGGCCGGCTGGCTGTACTTCGTCGCGACCGACGGTCAGCACAAGACCGAGTTCGCCAAGACCTACGACGAGCACCTCAAGCTCAAGGAAAAGTTCGATGCCATCGGTTGA
- the ruvX gene encoding Holliday junction resolvase RuvX, whose amino-acid sequence MTRMRRGRRLAVDVGDARIGVASCDPDGILATPVETVPGRDVPAAHRRLRQIVEEYEPIEVILGLPRSLGGGEGPAAAKVRDFAQAFARSIAPVPVRLVDERMTTVTAAQGMRASGVKSRKGRSVIDQAAAVVILQNALESERASGNPPGEGVEVVV is encoded by the coding sequence ATGACGCGGATGCGCCGGGGCCGACGGCTCGCCGTCGATGTGGGGGACGCCCGGATCGGGGTCGCCTCGTGCGATCCCGACGGGATTCTGGCCACGCCGGTGGAGACCGTGCCGGGACGCGATGTCCCGGCCGCCCACCGGCGGCTCCGCCAGATAGTGGAGGAGTACGAGCCGATCGAGGTCATCCTGGGGCTGCCGCGCTCCCTCGGTGGCGGGGAAGGCCCGGCGGCAGCCAAGGTCCGCGACTTCGCCCAGGCGTTCGCCCGTTCGATCGCCCCCGTTCCGGTGCGGCTGGTGGACGAGAGGATGACCACAGTGACGGCCGCTCAGGGCATGCGCGCCTCGGGCGTGAAGTCCAGGAAGGGCCGGTCTGTCATCGACCAGGCTGCCGCTGTGGTGATCCTTCAGAACGCTCTGGAGTCCGAACGGGCGTCAGGCAATCCCCCGGGCGAGGGCGTCGAAGTGGTTGTCTGA
- the alaS gene encoding alanine--tRNA ligase, producing the protein MESAEIRRRWLSFFEERGHTAVPSASLIADDPTLLLVPAGMVPFKPYFLGEVKPPAPRVTSVQKCVRTPDIEEVGKTTRHGTFFQMCGNFSFGDYFKEGAIQLAWEALTNSVEDGGYGLDPEKLWITVYLDDDEAEAIWRDKIGVPAERIQRLGKKDNFWSMGVPGPCGPCSEINYDRGPEFGVEGGPAVNDERYVEIWNLVFMQYERGAGDGKEDFPILGDLPSKNIDTGLGLERLAMILQGVQNMYETDTLRVVMDKATELTGVRYGAEKGTDVSLRVVADHIRTSVMLIGDGVTPGNEGRGYVLRRIMRRAIRNMRLMGATGSVVKDLVDVVIDTMGLQYPELITDRKRIETVALAEEAAFLKALKGGTNILETAVTETKAAGGQVIAGDKAFLLHDTWGFPIDLTLEMAAEQGLSVDEDGFRRLMQEQRDKAKADARAKKTGHADLSAYREVADNSGATEFTGYTSTAGESTIVGLLVDGVPSPAATEGDEVEVVLDRTPFYAEGGGQLADTGRIRLDTGAVIEIRDVQKPVPGVHVHKGVVQVGEVTVGAPVFASIDSTRRRAIARAHSATHLTHQALRDALGPTAAQAGSENSPGRFRFDFGSPAAVPGTVLTDVEQKINEVLSRELDVQAEVMSIDEAKKQGAIAEFGEKYGERVRVVTIGDFSKELCGGTHVHNTAQLGLVKLLGESSIGSGVRRIEALVGVDAYNFLAREHTVVAQLQELVKGRPEELPEKIAGMLGKLKDAEKEIEKFRAEKVLAAAAGLVESAKDVRGVALVTGQVPDGTSADDLRKLVLDVRGRIQGGRPAVVALFTTANGRPLTVIATNESARERGLKAGDLVRTAAKTLGGGGGGKPDVAQGGGTNPAAIGDAVAAVERLVTETA; encoded by the coding sequence ATGGAGTCGGCTGAAATCCGCCGCCGCTGGCTGAGCTTCTTCGAGGAGCGCGGTCACACCGCCGTGCCTTCGGCGTCGCTCATCGCGGACGACCCGACTCTGCTGCTGGTCCCCGCGGGCATGGTCCCCTTCAAGCCGTACTTCCTCGGCGAGGTCAAGCCGCCCGCCCCGCGCGTCACCAGCGTGCAGAAGTGCGTGCGTACGCCGGACATCGAAGAGGTCGGCAAGACCACCCGGCACGGCACCTTCTTCCAGATGTGCGGCAACTTCTCCTTCGGGGACTACTTCAAGGAAGGCGCCATCCAGCTCGCCTGGGAGGCGCTGACCAACTCCGTCGAGGACGGCGGCTACGGTCTCGACCCCGAGAAGCTCTGGATCACGGTCTACCTCGACGACGACGAGGCCGAGGCCATCTGGCGCGACAAGATCGGCGTCCCCGCCGAGCGCATCCAGCGCCTGGGCAAGAAGGACAACTTCTGGTCCATGGGCGTCCCCGGACCCTGCGGTCCGTGCTCCGAGATCAACTACGACCGCGGCCCCGAGTTCGGCGTCGAGGGCGGCCCCGCCGTCAACGACGAGCGCTACGTGGAGATCTGGAACCTGGTCTTCATGCAGTACGAGCGCGGCGCCGGCGACGGCAAGGAGGACTTCCCGATCCTCGGGGACCTGCCGTCGAAGAACATCGACACCGGTCTCGGCCTCGAACGCCTCGCCATGATCCTCCAGGGCGTACAGAACATGTACGAGACCGACACCCTGCGCGTCGTCATGGACAAGGCCACCGAGCTGACCGGCGTCCGCTACGGCGCCGAAAAGGGCACCGACGTCTCGCTGCGCGTCGTCGCCGACCACATCCGTACGTCGGTGATGCTCATCGGCGACGGCGTCACCCCCGGCAACGAGGGCCGCGGCTATGTGCTCCGCCGCATCATGCGCCGCGCCATCCGCAACATGCGGCTGATGGGCGCCACCGGATCGGTCGTCAAGGACCTGGTCGACGTCGTGATCGACACGATGGGGCTCCAGTACCCGGAGCTGATCACCGACCGCAAGCGCATCGAGACGGTCGCGCTCGCCGAGGAGGCCGCCTTCCTCAAGGCCCTCAAGGGCGGCACCAACATCCTGGAGACCGCCGTCACCGAGACCAAGGCCGCCGGCGGCCAGGTCATCGCCGGCGACAAGGCGTTCCTGCTCCACGACACCTGGGGCTTCCCGATCGACCTGACCCTGGAGATGGCCGCGGAGCAGGGGCTCTCCGTGGACGAGGACGGCTTCCGCCGCCTCATGCAGGAGCAGCGCGACAAGGCGAAGGCCGACGCCCGCGCCAAGAAGACCGGGCACGCCGACCTGTCCGCCTACCGCGAGGTCGCCGACAACTCCGGTGCCACCGAGTTCACCGGCTACACCTCCACCGCCGGCGAGTCCACCATCGTCGGCCTGCTGGTCGACGGGGTGCCCTCGCCCGCCGCCACCGAGGGCGACGAGGTCGAGGTCGTCCTCGACCGCACCCCCTTCTACGCCGAGGGCGGCGGCCAGCTCGCCGACACCGGCCGCATCCGGCTCGACACCGGCGCCGTGATCGAGATCCGCGACGTCCAGAAGCCGGTCCCCGGCGTCCACGTCCACAAGGGTGTCGTCCAGGTGGGCGAGGTGACCGTCGGGGCCCCGGTCTTCGCCTCCATCGACTCCACCCGCCGCCGGGCCATCGCCCGCGCCCACAGCGCCACCCACCTCACCCACCAGGCGCTGCGCGACGCGCTCGGCCCGACGGCCGCCCAGGCCGGCTCCGAGAACTCGCCGGGCCGCTTCCGCTTCGACTTCGGTTCGCCCGCCGCCGTTCCCGGCACGGTCCTCACCGACGTGGAGCAGAAGATCAACGAGGTCCTCTCGCGCGAACTCGACGTCCAGGCCGAGGTCATGTCGATCGACGAGGCCAAGAAGCAGGGCGCCATCGCCGAGTTCGGCGAGAAGTACGGCGAGCGGGTCCGTGTGGTCACCATCGGCGACTTCTCCAAGGAGCTGTGCGGCGGCACCCACGTCCACAACACCGCCCAGCTCGGCCTGGTCAAGCTGCTCGGCGAGTCCTCCATCGGCTCCGGCGTACGCCGTATCGAGGCGCTCGTCGGTGTGGACGCGTACAACTTCCTCGCCCGTGAACACACCGTCGTCGCCCAGCTCCAGGAGCTGGTCAAGGGCCGTCCCGAGGAGCTTCCGGAGAAGATCGCGGGCATGCTCGGCAAGCTGAAGGACGCCGAGAAGGAGATCGAGAAGTTCCGCGCGGAGAAGGTCCTCGCGGCCGCCGCCGGGCTGGTCGAGTCCGCCAAGGACGTACGCGGCGTGGCTCTGGTCACCGGCCAGGTCCCCGACGGCACCTCCGCCGACGACCTGCGCAAGCTGGTCCTGGACGTGCGCGGACGCATCCAGGGCGGCCGCCCGGCCGTCGTGGCCCTGTTCACCACGGCCAACGGCCGCCCGCTCACCGTCATCGCCACCAACGAGTCCGCCCGCGAGCGCGGCCTCAAGGCCGGTGACCTGGTGCGTACGGCCGCCAAGACGCTCGGCGGCGGTGGCGGCGGCAAGCCCGACGTCGCCCAGGGCGGCGGCACGAACCCGGCCGCCATCGGCGACGCCGTCGCCGCTGTCGAACGCCTCGTCACCGAGACGGCGTGA
- a CDS encoding DUF6167 family protein has translation MFRRMFWFTTGAAAGVWATTKVNRKLRQLTPESLAVQAADKAIETGHRLKDFALDVREGMVRREAELGGALGLEAPVDPDLPVQRHYAVEAAEPAARPNTYRKLPYNSDNRNEDH, from the coding sequence ATGTTCCGCCGCATGTTCTGGTTCACCACCGGCGCAGCCGCCGGTGTGTGGGCCACCACCAAGGTCAACCGCAAGCTCAGGCAGCTGACGCCCGAGAGCCTCGCCGTGCAGGCCGCGGACAAGGCGATCGAGACCGGCCACCGGCTCAAGGACTTCGCACTCGACGTCCGCGAGGGAATGGTCCGGCGCGAAGCCGAACTGGGCGGCGCCCTGGGCCTGGAGGCACCGGTCGACCCCGACCTCCCCGTGCAGCGGCACTACGCCGTCGAGGCGGCCGAGCCCGCCGCCCGCCCGAACACGTACCGCAAGCTCCCCTACAACTCGGACAACCGGAATGAGGACCACTGA
- a CDS encoding DUF948 domain-containing protein has translation MAGILVAVFWAILVSFLAVVLVRLAQTLKATTKLVADVTEQAVPLLADASATVRSAQTQLDKVDAIASDVQEVTSNASALSTTVASTFGGPLVKVAAFGYGVRQALGRRTAPEPEPEPARSRSSRRTVIVGRTVPSARGRKRERRNTRGQED, from the coding sequence GTGGCCGGGATCCTCGTGGCCGTCTTCTGGGCGATCCTGGTCTCGTTCCTCGCCGTGGTGCTGGTGAGGCTCGCCCAGACGCTCAAGGCGACCACCAAGCTGGTGGCGGACGTGACCGAACAGGCCGTTCCGCTGCTGGCCGACGCCTCGGCGACGGTGCGGTCCGCACAGACCCAGCTGGACAAGGTCGACGCCATCGCGAGCGACGTCCAGGAGGTCACCTCCAACGCCTCCGCGCTCTCCACCACCGTCGCCTCCACCTTCGGCGGCCCGCTCGTCAAGGTCGCGGCCTTCGGCTACGGCGTACGGCAGGCCCTCGGCCGCCGCACCGCCCCCGAGCCCGAACCGGAACCGGCGCGGAGCCGCTCCTCCCGCCGCACGGTGATCGTCGGCCGGACCGTACCTTCGGCGCGCGGACGTAAGCGCGAACGCCGAAACACCCGCGGACAGGAGGACTGA
- a CDS encoding ATP-binding protein, with amino-acid sequence MRRLQHPSTNPDDPDSRSTAPGGNVPAELTRFVGREDELTALDGLLEESRLVTVVGAAGVGKTRCVSRVAALLEKRYCDGVWLAELSAVHDPGLLEHAVVEALGLTDHTGRAPRAVLVDHLRERRALLVLDGFEHLVDGCADLVRELLRRAPGLRVLAAGRRPLLVDGEVTFPLAPLCDEDAVELFWGRARAVRPDREPTAGDRAAALELCHRLDGIPLALELAAGRLRALSVDQVLLRLDDRFRLLTGGSRGAPHHHRALRTAIGWSHELCTPEQRLLWARLSVFAGQFDLEAAEYICGGAGLPADSVLDVLEALLAQSVVERADGVAGTRYRLLESVREYGAEWLAAAGDTRRMRRRHRDWFLGLATWCELDWFSPRQAEVAARVDSELPNLRRAMECSMESPDEVHLAHHLAGSLWFYWAGCGRLSEGRYWLEHVLEEPTPYDSSRLKVLWVLGYVAVLQGDAVGAVSALQECREQAERSGDATAMAYAVHRTGCLAVVTDDPERAEVLLRDALGRYREIGELNSNVVMAQVELAMAVAFQGDLAAAADICEEVRELCEDHGERWALAYALYVLAYAALRRGLPERARRMLGECLSIGRTFDDLLVTALSLELLALVTAVEGDAGEAAVLQGAAERIWPSVGPPLFGSVHFGRPRMECEEQVRRELGDAAYEAGLRAGRRLDRAAAVERALGGGGGEARGQRDTSGAEGGGAAGGTRRPAASRMTGRGGPERW; translated from the coding sequence ATGCGACGCCTGCAGCACCCTTCCACGAACCCGGACGATCCGGACTCCCGTTCCACCGCCCCGGGCGGCAACGTCCCGGCGGAGCTGACCCGGTTCGTGGGCCGCGAGGACGAACTGACCGCGCTGGACGGGCTGCTGGAGGAGTCCCGGCTCGTCACCGTCGTCGGAGCGGCGGGCGTGGGCAAGACCCGGTGTGTCAGCAGGGTCGCCGCGCTCCTGGAGAAACGGTACTGCGACGGGGTCTGGCTCGCCGAGCTGTCCGCCGTCCACGACCCCGGCCTGCTGGAGCACGCCGTGGTCGAGGCGCTGGGGCTGACCGACCACACCGGCAGGGCCCCGCGCGCCGTGCTCGTCGACCACCTCCGTGAGCGCCGGGCGCTGCTGGTGCTGGACGGCTTCGAGCACCTCGTCGACGGCTGCGCCGATCTCGTACGGGAGTTGCTGCGCCGGGCGCCGGGGCTGCGGGTGCTCGCGGCCGGGCGCCGGCCGCTCCTGGTGGACGGTGAAGTGACGTTCCCCCTCGCCCCTCTGTGCGACGAGGACGCGGTGGAGCTGTTCTGGGGGCGGGCCCGGGCGGTGCGGCCGGACCGGGAGCCGACGGCCGGGGACCGGGCCGCCGCCCTGGAGCTCTGCCACCGCCTCGACGGCATCCCGCTGGCGCTCGAACTGGCCGCCGGGCGGCTGCGCGCCCTCTCGGTGGACCAGGTGCTGCTGCGCCTGGACGACCGGTTCCGGCTGCTGACGGGCGGCAGCCGGGGCGCCCCGCACCACCACCGGGCGCTGCGTACGGCGATCGGCTGGAGCCATGAGCTGTGCACGCCCGAGCAGCGGCTGCTGTGGGCGCGGCTCTCGGTCTTCGCCGGGCAGTTCGACCTGGAGGCCGCCGAGTACATCTGCGGCGGCGCCGGTCTGCCGGCCGACTCGGTCCTCGACGTACTGGAGGCGCTGCTGGCCCAGTCGGTGGTGGAGCGTGCGGACGGTGTGGCCGGCACCCGCTACCGGCTGCTGGAGTCGGTGCGCGAGTACGGCGCCGAGTGGCTGGCGGCGGCCGGGGACACCCGGCGGATGCGGCGTCGCCACCGGGACTGGTTCCTGGGGCTCGCGACCTGGTGCGAGCTGGACTGGTTCTCGCCGCGCCAGGCGGAGGTGGCGGCCCGCGTCGACAGCGAGCTGCCCAATCTCCGGCGGGCGATGGAGTGCTCCATGGAGAGCCCCGACGAGGTCCACCTGGCGCACCATCTGGCGGGTTCGCTCTGGTTCTACTGGGCGGGGTGCGGGCGGCTGTCGGAGGGCCGGTACTGGCTGGAGCACGTACTGGAGGAGCCGACCCCGTACGACTCCTCACGGCTGAAGGTGCTGTGGGTGCTGGGGTACGTGGCGGTGCTCCAGGGCGACGCGGTCGGGGCGGTCTCGGCGCTCCAGGAGTGCCGGGAGCAGGCCGAGCGGTCGGGGGACGCCACGGCGATGGCGTACGCGGTCCACCGCACGGGCTGCCTGGCGGTCGTCACGGACGACCCGGAGCGCGCCGAGGTGCTGCTGCGCGACGCGCTCGGCCGCTACCGGGAGATCGGTGAGCTGAACAGCAATGTGGTGATGGCCCAGGTGGAGCTGGCCATGGCGGTGGCGTTCCAGGGAGATCTGGCCGCGGCGGCGGACATCTGCGAGGAGGTCCGGGAGCTGTGCGAGGACCACGGGGAGCGGTGGGCGCTGGCGTACGCGCTCTACGTCCTGGCCTATGCGGCGCTGCGGCGGGGGCTGCCGGAGCGGGCTCGGCGGATGCTCGGGGAGTGCCTGTCGATCGGCCGGACCTTCGACGACCTGCTGGTCACGGCGCTGTCGCTGGAGCTGCTGGCACTGGTGACGGCGGTGGAGGGCGATGCCGGGGAGGCTGCGGTGCTGCAAGGGGCGGCGGAGCGGATCTGGCCGTCGGTGGGGCCGCCACTGTTCGGCTCGGTGCACTTCGGGCGGCCGCGCATGGAGTGCGAGGAGCAGGTGCGGCGGGAGCTGGGGGACGCGGCGTACGAGGCGGGACTGCGGGCCGGGAGGCGGCTGGACCGGGCCGCGGCGGTGGAGCGGGCGCTCGGCGGGGGCGGTGGCGAGGCCCGGGGGCAGCGCGACACGTCCGGGGCGGAGGGTGGTGGTGCCGCCGGGGGAACGCGAAGGCCCGCCGCCTCCCGGATGACAGGGAGGGGCGGGCCGGAGCGCTGGTGA
- the rpsD gene encoding 30S ribosomal protein S4: MPNQSRPKVKKSRALGIALTPKAVKYFEARPYPPGEHGRGRKQNSDYKVRLLEKQRLRAQYDISERQMARAYDRAKKAEGKTGEALVVELERRLDALVLRSGIARTIYQARQMVVHGHIEVNGGKVDKPSFRVRPDDVVQVRERSRTKVPFQVAREGGYDTDGETPRYLQVNLKALAFRLDRDPNRKEIPVICDEQLVVEYYAR, translated from the coding sequence GTGCCTAACCAGTCGCGTCCCAAGGTCAAGAAGTCGCGTGCCCTCGGCATCGCTCTGACGCCCAAGGCTGTCAAGTACTTCGAAGCTCGTCCGTACCCGCCGGGCGAGCACGGCCGTGGCCGCAAGCAGAACTCGGACTACAAGGTCCGTCTGCTGGAGAAGCAGCGCCTGCGTGCGCAGTACGACATCAGCGAGCGCCAGATGGCGCGCGCCTACGACCGTGCCAAGAAGGCCGAAGGCAAGACGGGCGAGGCGCTGGTCGTCGAGCTCGAGCGCCGTCTCGACGCCCTGGTCCTGCGTTCGGGCATCGCCCGCACCATCTACCAGGCCCGTCAGATGGTCGTCCACGGCCACATCGAGGTCAACGGTGGCAAGGTCGACAAGCCGTCCTTCCGCGTGCGCCCCGACGACGTCGTCCAGGTCCGCGAGCGCAGCCGCACCAAGGTCCCCTTCCAGGTGGCCCGCGAGGGTGGCTACGACACCGACGGTGAGACCCCGCGCTACCTCCAGGTGAACCTGAAGGCCCTGGCCTTCCGCCTGGACCGGGACCCGAACCGCAAGGAGATCCCGGTGATCTGCGACGAGCAGCTCGTCGTCGAGTACTACGCCCGCTGA
- a CDS encoding DUF2470 domain-containing protein: MPSAAERTRTLVQSTCSALLVVPGLDLARAEPLVPDSRSVGPEGDLFLEFPADSPAVRAATHAQGDELTAVLEITDVAPVSVPHRIRGRAWISGWLTSVPGVAAPGRMMLRLEFGEAYVDDLWGAEDIEAEDFRDTAPDPLAGHEAELLQHLHSAHDDRMRTLCGLLGERTARACSSHRPTAVPVALDRFGLRVRFVEEKGSCFDARFEFPEPVRDVTELRRAMHTLFEAAAS, translated from the coding sequence ATGCCGTCAGCAGCCGAGCGCACACGAACTCTCGTACAGAGTACCTGCTCCGCGCTGCTCGTCGTACCGGGGCTGGATCTGGCCCGTGCCGAACCGCTGGTTCCGGACAGCCGGAGCGTCGGGCCGGAGGGCGACCTGTTCCTCGAATTCCCCGCGGATTCCCCGGCAGTTCGGGCCGCGACCCACGCCCAGGGCGACGAGCTGACCGCCGTGCTGGAGATCACGGACGTCGCCCCGGTCTCCGTACCGCACCGCATCCGGGGCCGCGCCTGGATCTCCGGCTGGCTCACCTCCGTACCCGGCGTAGCGGCACCGGGCCGGATGATGCTGCGCCTCGAATTCGGCGAGGCGTACGTGGACGACCTCTGGGGCGCCGAGGACATCGAGGCGGAGGACTTCCGGGACACCGCCCCCGACCCGCTCGCCGGCCACGAGGCGGAGCTGCTCCAGCATCTGCACTCCGCCCACGACGACCGGATGCGCACGCTGTGCGGGCTGCTCGGCGAGCGGACGGCGCGGGCCTGCTCCTCCCACCGGCCCACAGCCGTGCCGGTGGCGCTGGACCGCTTCGGGCTGCGGGTGCGCTTCGTGGAGGAGAAGGGGTCGTGCTTCGACGCCCGCTTCGAGTTCCCGGAGCCGGTGCGGGACGTCACCGAGCTGCGGCGGGCGATGCACACCCTCTTCGAGGCGGCCGCGTCCTGA
- a CDS encoding replication-associated recombination protein A has translation MEPDLFTAAAEDRQEKDPSSSPLAVRMRPRVLDEVVGQQHLLKPGSPLRRLVEGSGGPAGASSVILWGPPGTGKTTLAYVVSKATNKRFVELSAITAGVKEVRAVIESARRATGGFGKETVLFLDEIHRFSKAQQDSLLPAVENRWVTLIAATTENPYFSIISPLLSRSLLLTLEPLTDDDLRDLLRRALTDERGLGGAVTLPEDAEAHLLRIAGGDARRALTALEAAAGAALATHEAEITLETVEATVDRAAVKYDRDGDQHYDVASALIKSIRGSDVDAALHYLARMIEAGEDPRFIARRLMISASEDIGLADPTALPTAVAAAQAVAMIGFPEAALTLSHATIALALAPKSNAATLAIFAAQEDVRKGLAGPVPAHLRDGHYKGAAKLGHAQGYVYPHDVQGGIAAQQYAPDAVSDRLYYTPTRHGAEARYADVVERVRERLGRGGGADPS, from the coding sequence GTGGAGCCCGACCTCTTTACCGCAGCCGCCGAAGACCGCCAGGAGAAGGACCCATCCAGCAGCCCCCTCGCTGTCCGGATGCGTCCCCGTGTCCTCGACGAGGTCGTCGGCCAGCAGCATCTGCTGAAGCCGGGCTCGCCGCTGCGCCGGCTCGTCGAGGGGAGCGGCGGTCCGGCCGGTGCCTCGTCGGTGATCCTCTGGGGCCCGCCCGGCACCGGGAAGACGACTCTGGCGTACGTGGTCAGCAAGGCCACCAACAAGCGCTTCGTGGAGCTCTCCGCGATCACCGCGGGCGTCAAGGAGGTCCGGGCCGTCATCGAGAGCGCGCGCCGCGCCACCGGTGGCTTCGGCAAGGAGACCGTCCTCTTCCTGGACGAGATCCACCGCTTCTCCAAGGCCCAGCAGGACTCCCTGCTCCCCGCCGTGGAGAACCGCTGGGTGACGCTGATCGCCGCCACCACGGAGAATCCGTATTTCTCGATCATCTCGCCGCTGCTCTCGCGCTCCCTGCTCCTCACCCTGGAGCCGCTCACCGACGACGACCTGCGCGATCTGCTGCGCCGGGCGCTCACCGACGAGCGCGGGCTCGGCGGAGCCGTCACCCTGCCCGAGGACGCGGAGGCACACCTCCTGCGCATCGCGGGCGGCGACGCGCGCCGGGCGCTGACCGCCCTGGAGGCGGCGGCCGGTGCGGCGCTCGCCACACACGAGGCGGAGATCACGCTGGAGACGGTCGAGGCGACCGTCGACCGCGCCGCCGTGAAGTACGACCGCGACGGCGACCAGCACTACGACGTGGCCAGCGCGCTCATCAAGTCGATCCGCGGCTCCGACGTGGACGCCGCTCTGCACTACCTGGCCCGGATGATCGAGGCGGGGGAGGACCCCCGGTTCATCGCCCGGCGGCTGATGATCTCCGCCAGCGAGGACATCGGCCTCGCCGACCCCACCGCGCTGCCCACGGCGGTGGCGGCCGCCCAGGCCGTCGCCATGATCGGCTTCCCGGAGGCGGCGCTCACCCTCAGCCACGCCACGATCGCCCTGGCGCTCGCGCCCAAGTCCAACGCGGCGACGCTCGCGATCTTCGCCGCGCAGGAGGACGTCCGGAAGGGTCTCGCGGGCCCCGTCCCGGCCCATCTGCGCGACGGCCATTACAAGGGCGCGGCCAAGCTCGGCCACGCCCAGGGCTATGTCTATCCGCACGATGTGCAGGGCGGTATCGCCGCCCAGCAGTACGCCCCGGACGCGGTCAGCGACCGGCTGTACTACACCCCCACCCGGCACGGCGCCGAGGCGCGGTACGCGGACGTGGTGGAGCGGGTCCGCGAGCGCCTGGGCCGTGGCGGCGGTGCGGACCCGTCCTGA